From Prionailurus viverrinus isolate Anna chromosome B2, UM_Priviv_1.0, whole genome shotgun sequence, the proteins below share one genomic window:
- the VARS2 gene encoding valine--tRNA ligase, mitochondrial isoform X2 — translation MKFPQNAVKRKTRLPQATGETFSMCIPPPNVTGSLHIGHALTVAIQDALVRWHRMCGDEVLWVPGSDHAGIATQAVVEKQLWKEQGVRRHELSREDFLREVWKWKEEKGGEICEQLQALGASLDWDRECFTMDAGSSVAVTEAFVRLYEAGLLYRNQQLVNWSCALRSAISDIEVESRPLPGRTELRLPGCPIPVSFGLLVSVAFPVDGEPDTEIVVGTTRPETLPGDVAVAVHPDDSRYTHLHGRQLRHPLTGQLLPLVTDSAVQPHMGTGAVKVTPAHSLADAELGARHGLSPLSVIAEDGTMTSLCGDWLQGLHRFVAREKIMSALRERGLFRGLQNHPMVLPICSRSGDVVEYLLKSQWFVRCREMGDRAAQAVESGALELSPSFHQKNWQHWFSHIGDWCISRQLWWGHQIPAYLVVEEQTKGDREDCWVVGRTEAEARKIASELTGRPAAELILQRDPDVLDTWFSSALFPFAALGWPQETPDLTRFYPLSLLETGSDLLFFWVGRMVMLGTQLTGQLPFSKVLLHSMVRDRQGRKMSKSLGNVLDPRDIISGVELQVLQEKLRDGNLDSTELAIAAAAQRKDFPHGIPECGTDALRFTLCSHGALGGDLHLSVSEVLSSRHFCNKIWNALRFILNALGEKFVPQPAEELSPSSPMDAWILSRLVHTARECGRGFLAQELSLVTHALHHFWLHNLCDVYLEAVKPVLLHSPRPQGPPQVLFSCADIGLRLLAPLMPFLAEELWQRLPLRPGGSSAPSISVAPYPTACSLEHWHQPELEQRFSRVQEAVQALRALRATYQLTKARPRVLLQSSEPEEQGLFEAFLEPLGTLGHCGAVGFLPPGVLAPSGWAQAPLNDTIQVYMELQGLVDPQTHLSLLAARRHKLQKQLDGLMAWTPSDGETDTKRQQRLSSLELELSKLDKAASHLRQLMDACPSPREL, via the exons ATGAAATTCCCACAGAACGCGGTGAAAAGAAAG acCAGGCTGCCCCAGGCCACAGGGGAGACGTTTTCCATGTGTATCCCACCTCCCAATGTCACTGGCTCCCTACATATTGGACATGCACTGACAGTGGCCATACAGGATGCCCTGGTGCGCTG GCACCGGATGTGTGGGGATGAGGTGCTGTGGGTCCCAGGCTCAGATCATGCGGGAATTGCTACACAA GCTGTGGTGGAGAAGCAACTTTGGAAGGAGCAAGGAGTGAGGAGACATGAGCTGAGCCGGGAAGACTTCCTTAGGGAGGTGTGGAAGTGGAAGGAGGA GAAAGGTGGAGAGATCTGTGAGCAGCTCCAAGCTCTGGGGGCCTCCCTGGACTGGGACCGAGAGTGTTTCACTATGGATGCT GGCTCCTCAGTGGCCGTGACTGAAGCTTTTGTGCGACTCTATGAGGCAGGGTTGTTGTATCGGAACCAGCAGCTTGTCAACTGGTCCTGTGCTTTAAGATCAGCCATCTCGGATATCGAg GTGGAGAGCCGGCCCCTGCCTGGCCGCACGGAACTTCGTCTGCCTGGCTGCCCCATCCCTGTGTCTTTTGGCCTCCTTGTTTCTGTGGCCTTCCCTGTGGATGGAGAGCCTG ACACAGAGATTGTAGTAGGAACCACAAGGCCAGAGACATTGCCTGGAGACGTGGCTGTGGCTGTTCATCCTGATGACTCCCGATACACA CATCTGCATGGGCGACAGCTTCGTCACCCCTTGACTGGGCAGCTTCTCCCCCTCGTCACAGACTCTGCTGTTCAGCCACACATGGGCACAG GGGCGGTGAAGGTGACTCCAGCACATAGTCTTGCTGATGCTGAGCTGGGAGCCCGACATGGCTTGAGCCCTCTGAGTGTCATTGCAGAGGATGGGACCATGACTTCCCTCTGTGGGGATTGGCTACAG GGTCTTCACCGATTTGTGGCCCGGGAAAAGATTATGTCTGCACTGAGGGAGCGGGGCCTGTTCCGGGGCCTTCAGAACCACCCTATGGTGCTTCCTATTTGCAG CCGTTCTGGGGACGTGGTAGAATACCTACTGAAGAGCCAGTGGTTTGTCCGCTGCCGGGAGATGGGGGATCGAGCTGCCCAG GCTGTGGAGTCAGGAGCTCTGGAGCTCAGTCCCTCCTTCCACCAGAAAAACTGGCAGCACTGGTTTTCCCACATTGG AGACTGGTGTATCTCCCGGCAGCTGTGGTGGGGCCATCAGATTCCCGCCTACCTGGTTGTAGAGGAGCAAACGAAG GGTGACAGGGAGGACTGTTGGGTGGTTGGGAGGACAGAGGCCGAGGCCAGAAAAATAGCTTCAGAGCTGACAGGGAGACCAGCGGCAGAGCTGATCCTGCAGAGGG ACCCTGATGTCCTGGACACATGGTTCTCTTCagctcttttcccctttgctgcCCTGGGCTGGCCCCAAGAG ACCCCAGACCTCACTCGTTTCTACCCCCTGTCACTTTTGGAAACTGGTAGTGACCTTCTGTTCTTCTGGGTGGGCCGCATGGTCATGTTGGGGACCCAGCTCACAGGGCAGCTCCCCTTCAGCAAG GTGCTTCTTCATTCCATGGTTCGGGACAGGCAGGGCCGGAAAATGAGCAAGTCCCTAGGGAATGTGTTGGACCCACGAGACATCATCAGTGGGGTGGAGCTGCAG GTGCTGCAGGAAAAGCTGAGGGATGGGAACTTGGACTCTACAGAGCTGGCGATCGCGGCTGCAGCACAG AGAAAGGACTTCCCTCATGGGATCCCTGAGTGTGGGACAGATGCCCTAAGATTCACCTTGTGCTCCCATGGGGCCTTAG GGGGCGACTTGCACCTGTCTGTCTCCGAAGTCCTGAGTTCCCGGCATTTCTGCAACAAAATCTGGAATGCCCTGCGCTTTATCCTCAATGCCTTAGGGGAGAAATTTGTGCCCCAGCCTGCAGAAGAG CTTTCCCCTTCATCGCCCATGGATGCCTGGATCCTGAGCCGTCTTGTCCATACTGCCCGGGAGTGTGGGCGAGGCTTCCTTGCCCAAGAGCTCTCACTTGTCACCCATGCCCTGCACCACTTCTGGCTCCATAACCTCTGTGATGTCTACTTG gAGGCTGTGAAGCCGGTGCTGTTGCACTCGCCCCGTCCCCAAGGCCCCCCTCAGGTCCTGTTCTCCTGTGCTGACATCGGTCTCCGCCTCCTCGCCCCACTGATGCCCTTCCTGGCTGAAGAGCTCTGGCAGAGGCTGCCCCTCAGGCCTGGAGGCTCCTCTGCCCCTAGCATCTCTGTTGCCCCCTACCCCACTGCCTGCAGCTTG GAACACTGGCACCAGCCTGAGCTGGAACAGCGCTTCTCCCGGGTCCAAGAGGCCGTGCAGGCACTGAGGGCTCTCCGAGCCACATACCAGCTCACAAAGGCCCGGCCCCGAG TGCTGTtgcagagctcagagcctgaagagcAAGGCCTCTTCGAGGCCTTTCTGGAACCTCTAGGCACCCTGGGCCACTGTGGGGCTGTGGGCTTCTTACCCCCAGGTGTACTGGCTCCCTCTGGCTGGGCCCAGGCTCCACTCAATGATACCATTCAGGTGTACATGGAGTTGCAG GGGCTTGTGGACCCCCAGACCCATCTATCTCTGCTAGCTGCCCGAAGACACAAGTTGCAAAAGCAGCTTGATGGCCTCATGGCCTGGACCCCATCAGACGGGGAGACGGACACTAAAAGGCAGCAGAGG CTTTCCTCCCTCGAGTTGGAATTGTCGAAGCTGGACAAGGCAGCCTCTCACCTCCGGCAGCTGATGGATGCATGTCCTAGCCCCAGAGAGCTCTGA
- the VARS2 gene encoding valine--tRNA ligase, mitochondrial isoform X1 — MPHMPLASFRSPLWGLRPSQVFPRSYPLSTQSKPHGSSLSRRNHEAKKKRQREKQAALEAGVARKSKSPAESSKSWTPKEVVVYEIPTERGEKKDVSRVLPPAYSPRYVEAAWYSWWVREGFFKPEYQTRLPQATGETFSMCIPPPNVTGSLHIGHALTVAIQDALVRWHRMCGDEVLWVPGSDHAGIATQAVVEKQLWKEQGVRRHELSREDFLREVWKWKEEKGGEICEQLQALGASLDWDRECFTMDAGSSVAVTEAFVRLYEAGLLYRNQQLVNWSCALRSAISDIEVESRPLPGRTELRLPGCPIPVSFGLLVSVAFPVDGEPDTEIVVGTTRPETLPGDVAVAVHPDDSRYTHLHGRQLRHPLTGQLLPLVTDSAVQPHMGTGAVKVTPAHSLADAELGARHGLSPLSVIAEDGTMTSLCGDWLQGLHRFVAREKIMSALRERGLFRGLQNHPMVLPICSRSGDVVEYLLKSQWFVRCREMGDRAAQAVESGALELSPSFHQKNWQHWFSHIGDWCISRQLWWGHQIPAYLVVEEQTKGDREDCWVVGRTEAEARKIASELTGRPAAELILQRDPDVLDTWFSSALFPFAALGWPQETPDLTRFYPLSLLETGSDLLFFWVGRMVMLGTQLTGQLPFSKVLLHSMVRDRQGRKMSKSLGNVLDPRDIISGVELQVLQEKLRDGNLDSTELAIAAAAQRKDFPHGIPECGTDALRFTLCSHGALGGDLHLSVSEVLSSRHFCNKIWNALRFILNALGEKFVPQPAEELSPSSPMDAWILSRLVHTARECGRGFLAQELSLVTHALHHFWLHNLCDVYLEAVKPVLLHSPRPQGPPQVLFSCADIGLRLLAPLMPFLAEELWQRLPLRPGGSSAPSISVAPYPTACSLEHWHQPELEQRFSRVQEAVQALRALRATYQLTKARPRVLLQSSEPEEQGLFEAFLEPLGTLGHCGAVGFLPPGVLAPSGWAQAPLNDTIQVYMELQGLVDPQTHLSLLAARRHKLQKQLDGLMAWTPSDGETDTKRQQRLSSLELELSKLDKAASHLRQLMDACPSPREL, encoded by the exons ATGCCTCATATGCCTCTGGCTTCTTTTCGATCACCACTCTGGGGGCTGAGGCCGTCACAGGTCTTCCCCAGGTCGTATCCCCTTTCTACCCAGTCAAAGCCCCATGGATCCTCCCTCTCCCGGAGAAACCATGAAGCCAAGAAGAAGCGCCAGCGAGAAAAGCAGGCGGCGCTGGAGGCTGGGGTAGCCCGGAAGAGCAAG TCACCTGCAGAATCCAGTAAGTCCTGGACTCCTAAGGAGGTGGTGGTGTATGAAATTCCCACAGAACGCGGTGAAAAGAAAG ATGTCTCCCGGGTCCTGCCTCCTGCATACAGCCCTCGATATGTTGAGGCTGCCTGGTACTCTTGGTGGGTGCGAGAGGGCTTCTTCAAACCAGAATATCAG acCAGGCTGCCCCAGGCCACAGGGGAGACGTTTTCCATGTGTATCCCACCTCCCAATGTCACTGGCTCCCTACATATTGGACATGCACTGACAGTGGCCATACAGGATGCCCTGGTGCGCTG GCACCGGATGTGTGGGGATGAGGTGCTGTGGGTCCCAGGCTCAGATCATGCGGGAATTGCTACACAA GCTGTGGTGGAGAAGCAACTTTGGAAGGAGCAAGGAGTGAGGAGACATGAGCTGAGCCGGGAAGACTTCCTTAGGGAGGTGTGGAAGTGGAAGGAGGA GAAAGGTGGAGAGATCTGTGAGCAGCTCCAAGCTCTGGGGGCCTCCCTGGACTGGGACCGAGAGTGTTTCACTATGGATGCT GGCTCCTCAGTGGCCGTGACTGAAGCTTTTGTGCGACTCTATGAGGCAGGGTTGTTGTATCGGAACCAGCAGCTTGTCAACTGGTCCTGTGCTTTAAGATCAGCCATCTCGGATATCGAg GTGGAGAGCCGGCCCCTGCCTGGCCGCACGGAACTTCGTCTGCCTGGCTGCCCCATCCCTGTGTCTTTTGGCCTCCTTGTTTCTGTGGCCTTCCCTGTGGATGGAGAGCCTG ACACAGAGATTGTAGTAGGAACCACAAGGCCAGAGACATTGCCTGGAGACGTGGCTGTGGCTGTTCATCCTGATGACTCCCGATACACA CATCTGCATGGGCGACAGCTTCGTCACCCCTTGACTGGGCAGCTTCTCCCCCTCGTCACAGACTCTGCTGTTCAGCCACACATGGGCACAG GGGCGGTGAAGGTGACTCCAGCACATAGTCTTGCTGATGCTGAGCTGGGAGCCCGACATGGCTTGAGCCCTCTGAGTGTCATTGCAGAGGATGGGACCATGACTTCCCTCTGTGGGGATTGGCTACAG GGTCTTCACCGATTTGTGGCCCGGGAAAAGATTATGTCTGCACTGAGGGAGCGGGGCCTGTTCCGGGGCCTTCAGAACCACCCTATGGTGCTTCCTATTTGCAG CCGTTCTGGGGACGTGGTAGAATACCTACTGAAGAGCCAGTGGTTTGTCCGCTGCCGGGAGATGGGGGATCGAGCTGCCCAG GCTGTGGAGTCAGGAGCTCTGGAGCTCAGTCCCTCCTTCCACCAGAAAAACTGGCAGCACTGGTTTTCCCACATTGG AGACTGGTGTATCTCCCGGCAGCTGTGGTGGGGCCATCAGATTCCCGCCTACCTGGTTGTAGAGGAGCAAACGAAG GGTGACAGGGAGGACTGTTGGGTGGTTGGGAGGACAGAGGCCGAGGCCAGAAAAATAGCTTCAGAGCTGACAGGGAGACCAGCGGCAGAGCTGATCCTGCAGAGGG ACCCTGATGTCCTGGACACATGGTTCTCTTCagctcttttcccctttgctgcCCTGGGCTGGCCCCAAGAG ACCCCAGACCTCACTCGTTTCTACCCCCTGTCACTTTTGGAAACTGGTAGTGACCTTCTGTTCTTCTGGGTGGGCCGCATGGTCATGTTGGGGACCCAGCTCACAGGGCAGCTCCCCTTCAGCAAG GTGCTTCTTCATTCCATGGTTCGGGACAGGCAGGGCCGGAAAATGAGCAAGTCCCTAGGGAATGTGTTGGACCCACGAGACATCATCAGTGGGGTGGAGCTGCAG GTGCTGCAGGAAAAGCTGAGGGATGGGAACTTGGACTCTACAGAGCTGGCGATCGCGGCTGCAGCACAG AGAAAGGACTTCCCTCATGGGATCCCTGAGTGTGGGACAGATGCCCTAAGATTCACCTTGTGCTCCCATGGGGCCTTAG GGGGCGACTTGCACCTGTCTGTCTCCGAAGTCCTGAGTTCCCGGCATTTCTGCAACAAAATCTGGAATGCCCTGCGCTTTATCCTCAATGCCTTAGGGGAGAAATTTGTGCCCCAGCCTGCAGAAGAG CTTTCCCCTTCATCGCCCATGGATGCCTGGATCCTGAGCCGTCTTGTCCATACTGCCCGGGAGTGTGGGCGAGGCTTCCTTGCCCAAGAGCTCTCACTTGTCACCCATGCCCTGCACCACTTCTGGCTCCATAACCTCTGTGATGTCTACTTG gAGGCTGTGAAGCCGGTGCTGTTGCACTCGCCCCGTCCCCAAGGCCCCCCTCAGGTCCTGTTCTCCTGTGCTGACATCGGTCTCCGCCTCCTCGCCCCACTGATGCCCTTCCTGGCTGAAGAGCTCTGGCAGAGGCTGCCCCTCAGGCCTGGAGGCTCCTCTGCCCCTAGCATCTCTGTTGCCCCCTACCCCACTGCCTGCAGCTTG GAACACTGGCACCAGCCTGAGCTGGAACAGCGCTTCTCCCGGGTCCAAGAGGCCGTGCAGGCACTGAGGGCTCTCCGAGCCACATACCAGCTCACAAAGGCCCGGCCCCGAG TGCTGTtgcagagctcagagcctgaagagcAAGGCCTCTTCGAGGCCTTTCTGGAACCTCTAGGCACCCTGGGCCACTGTGGGGCTGTGGGCTTCTTACCCCCAGGTGTACTGGCTCCCTCTGGCTGGGCCCAGGCTCCACTCAATGATACCATTCAGGTGTACATGGAGTTGCAG GGGCTTGTGGACCCCCAGACCCATCTATCTCTGCTAGCTGCCCGAAGACACAAGTTGCAAAAGCAGCTTGATGGCCTCATGGCCTGGACCCCATCAGACGGGGAGACGGACACTAAAAGGCAGCAGAGG CTTTCCTCCCTCGAGTTGGAATTGTCGAAGCTGGACAAGGCAGCCTCTCACCTCCGGCAGCTGATGGATGCATGTCCTAGCCCCAGAGAGCTCTGA
- the VARS2 gene encoding valine--tRNA ligase, mitochondrial isoform X3: MPWHRMCGDEVLWVPGSDHAGIATQAVVEKQLWKEQGVRRHELSREDFLREVWKWKEEKGGEICEQLQALGASLDWDRECFTMDAGSSVAVTEAFVRLYEAGLLYRNQQLVNWSCALRSAISDIEVESRPLPGRTELRLPGCPIPVSFGLLVSVAFPVDGEPDTEIVVGTTRPETLPGDVAVAVHPDDSRYTHLHGRQLRHPLTGQLLPLVTDSAVQPHMGTGAVKVTPAHSLADAELGARHGLSPLSVIAEDGTMTSLCGDWLQGLHRFVAREKIMSALRERGLFRGLQNHPMVLPICSRSGDVVEYLLKSQWFVRCREMGDRAAQAVESGALELSPSFHQKNWQHWFSHIGDWCISRQLWWGHQIPAYLVVEEQTKGDREDCWVVGRTEAEARKIASELTGRPAAELILQRDPDVLDTWFSSALFPFAALGWPQETPDLTRFYPLSLLETGSDLLFFWVGRMVMLGTQLTGQLPFSKVLLHSMVRDRQGRKMSKSLGNVLDPRDIISGVELQVLQEKLRDGNLDSTELAIAAAAQRKDFPHGIPECGTDALRFTLCSHGALGGDLHLSVSEVLSSRHFCNKIWNALRFILNALGEKFVPQPAEELSPSSPMDAWILSRLVHTARECGRGFLAQELSLVTHALHHFWLHNLCDVYLEAVKPVLLHSPRPQGPPQVLFSCADIGLRLLAPLMPFLAEELWQRLPLRPGGSSAPSISVAPYPTACSLEHWHQPELEQRFSRVQEAVQALRALRATYQLTKARPRVLLQSSEPEEQGLFEAFLEPLGTLGHCGAVGFLPPGVLAPSGWAQAPLNDTIQVYMELQGLVDPQTHLSLLAARRHKLQKQLDGLMAWTPSDGETDTKRQQRLSSLELELSKLDKAASHLRQLMDACPSPREL, translated from the exons ATGCCCTG GCACCGGATGTGTGGGGATGAGGTGCTGTGGGTCCCAGGCTCAGATCATGCGGGAATTGCTACACAA GCTGTGGTGGAGAAGCAACTTTGGAAGGAGCAAGGAGTGAGGAGACATGAGCTGAGCCGGGAAGACTTCCTTAGGGAGGTGTGGAAGTGGAAGGAGGA GAAAGGTGGAGAGATCTGTGAGCAGCTCCAAGCTCTGGGGGCCTCCCTGGACTGGGACCGAGAGTGTTTCACTATGGATGCT GGCTCCTCAGTGGCCGTGACTGAAGCTTTTGTGCGACTCTATGAGGCAGGGTTGTTGTATCGGAACCAGCAGCTTGTCAACTGGTCCTGTGCTTTAAGATCAGCCATCTCGGATATCGAg GTGGAGAGCCGGCCCCTGCCTGGCCGCACGGAACTTCGTCTGCCTGGCTGCCCCATCCCTGTGTCTTTTGGCCTCCTTGTTTCTGTGGCCTTCCCTGTGGATGGAGAGCCTG ACACAGAGATTGTAGTAGGAACCACAAGGCCAGAGACATTGCCTGGAGACGTGGCTGTGGCTGTTCATCCTGATGACTCCCGATACACA CATCTGCATGGGCGACAGCTTCGTCACCCCTTGACTGGGCAGCTTCTCCCCCTCGTCACAGACTCTGCTGTTCAGCCACACATGGGCACAG GGGCGGTGAAGGTGACTCCAGCACATAGTCTTGCTGATGCTGAGCTGGGAGCCCGACATGGCTTGAGCCCTCTGAGTGTCATTGCAGAGGATGGGACCATGACTTCCCTCTGTGGGGATTGGCTACAG GGTCTTCACCGATTTGTGGCCCGGGAAAAGATTATGTCTGCACTGAGGGAGCGGGGCCTGTTCCGGGGCCTTCAGAACCACCCTATGGTGCTTCCTATTTGCAG CCGTTCTGGGGACGTGGTAGAATACCTACTGAAGAGCCAGTGGTTTGTCCGCTGCCGGGAGATGGGGGATCGAGCTGCCCAG GCTGTGGAGTCAGGAGCTCTGGAGCTCAGTCCCTCCTTCCACCAGAAAAACTGGCAGCACTGGTTTTCCCACATTGG AGACTGGTGTATCTCCCGGCAGCTGTGGTGGGGCCATCAGATTCCCGCCTACCTGGTTGTAGAGGAGCAAACGAAG GGTGACAGGGAGGACTGTTGGGTGGTTGGGAGGACAGAGGCCGAGGCCAGAAAAATAGCTTCAGAGCTGACAGGGAGACCAGCGGCAGAGCTGATCCTGCAGAGGG ACCCTGATGTCCTGGACACATGGTTCTCTTCagctcttttcccctttgctgcCCTGGGCTGGCCCCAAGAG ACCCCAGACCTCACTCGTTTCTACCCCCTGTCACTTTTGGAAACTGGTAGTGACCTTCTGTTCTTCTGGGTGGGCCGCATGGTCATGTTGGGGACCCAGCTCACAGGGCAGCTCCCCTTCAGCAAG GTGCTTCTTCATTCCATGGTTCGGGACAGGCAGGGCCGGAAAATGAGCAAGTCCCTAGGGAATGTGTTGGACCCACGAGACATCATCAGTGGGGTGGAGCTGCAG GTGCTGCAGGAAAAGCTGAGGGATGGGAACTTGGACTCTACAGAGCTGGCGATCGCGGCTGCAGCACAG AGAAAGGACTTCCCTCATGGGATCCCTGAGTGTGGGACAGATGCCCTAAGATTCACCTTGTGCTCCCATGGGGCCTTAG GGGGCGACTTGCACCTGTCTGTCTCCGAAGTCCTGAGTTCCCGGCATTTCTGCAACAAAATCTGGAATGCCCTGCGCTTTATCCTCAATGCCTTAGGGGAGAAATTTGTGCCCCAGCCTGCAGAAGAG CTTTCCCCTTCATCGCCCATGGATGCCTGGATCCTGAGCCGTCTTGTCCATACTGCCCGGGAGTGTGGGCGAGGCTTCCTTGCCCAAGAGCTCTCACTTGTCACCCATGCCCTGCACCACTTCTGGCTCCATAACCTCTGTGATGTCTACTTG gAGGCTGTGAAGCCGGTGCTGTTGCACTCGCCCCGTCCCCAAGGCCCCCCTCAGGTCCTGTTCTCCTGTGCTGACATCGGTCTCCGCCTCCTCGCCCCACTGATGCCCTTCCTGGCTGAAGAGCTCTGGCAGAGGCTGCCCCTCAGGCCTGGAGGCTCCTCTGCCCCTAGCATCTCTGTTGCCCCCTACCCCACTGCCTGCAGCTTG GAACACTGGCACCAGCCTGAGCTGGAACAGCGCTTCTCCCGGGTCCAAGAGGCCGTGCAGGCACTGAGGGCTCTCCGAGCCACATACCAGCTCACAAAGGCCCGGCCCCGAG TGCTGTtgcagagctcagagcctgaagagcAAGGCCTCTTCGAGGCCTTTCTGGAACCTCTAGGCACCCTGGGCCACTGTGGGGCTGTGGGCTTCTTACCCCCAGGTGTACTGGCTCCCTCTGGCTGGGCCCAGGCTCCACTCAATGATACCATTCAGGTGTACATGGAGTTGCAG GGGCTTGTGGACCCCCAGACCCATCTATCTCTGCTAGCTGCCCGAAGACACAAGTTGCAAAAGCAGCTTGATGGCCTCATGGCCTGGACCCCATCAGACGGGGAGACGGACACTAAAAGGCAGCAGAGG CTTTCCTCCCTCGAGTTGGAATTGTCGAAGCTGGACAAGGCAGCCTCTCACCTCCGGCAGCTGATGGATGCATGTCCTAGCCCCAGAGAGCTCTGA
- the SFTA2 gene encoding surfactant-associated protein 2, translating into MGARLPFFLFLTLLSSSQGTGPRMILQLKLKDSLLANFSYDSSFLELLEKLCFLLHLPPGTNVTLHHAGSPHHAICKV; encoded by the exons ATGGGGGCCAGgctgcccttcttcctcttcctgacaCTCCTGAGCAGCTCACAGGGAACAG GGCCAAGAATGATTTTGCAGCTGAAGCTGAAGGACTCCCTTCTAGCAAATTTCTCCTATGATTCCAGCTTCCTGGAATTGCTCGAAAAG ctctgcttcctcctccacctcccacctGGGACCAATGTCACCCTCCATCATGCAGGATCCCCACACCATGCCATCTGCAAAGTCTGA